One stretch of Sulfuricella sp. DNA includes these proteins:
- a CDS encoding EI24 domain-containing protein yields the protein MNFISALKEAFLSLFHPRMLALLLLPMGFSLLLWGGLAAWFWGDWASALGHWLATSAAGPYVEGITWLAGSAVTFLILLILIPLAYVTALLIVSVFAMPMMVRHVAERRFPELRREHGGSNLGSAWNGFAALLIYLLLWLLTLPLWLLSGPLALVFPLLLNAYLNQRLFRYDALAEHASREEFAALMERSGGKLYLLGGVLGLLQYVPLLNFLSPIYIGLAFTHFCLDELEKLRREKAGLVVAE from the coding sequence ATGAATTTCATCAGCGCACTTAAAGAAGCCTTTCTGAGCCTGTTTCATCCGCGCATGCTGGCGCTGCTCCTGCTGCCGATGGGTTTTTCCCTCTTGCTGTGGGGCGGGCTGGCGGCCTGGTTCTGGGGCGACTGGGCCAGCGCACTGGGCCACTGGCTGGCCACCAGCGCCGCCGGCCCCTACGTTGAGGGCATCACCTGGCTGGCCGGCTCGGCAGTGACTTTCCTGATCCTGCTGATCCTGATTCCGCTCGCTTATGTCACCGCCCTGCTGATCGTGTCCGTCTTCGCCATGCCGATGATGGTGCGCCATGTGGCAGAGCGCCGCTTTCCAGAATTGCGCCGGGAACACGGCGGCAGCAATCTGGGCTCGGCGTGGAACGGCTTTGCCGCCCTGCTCATTTACCTGCTGCTGTGGCTCCTGACTTTGCCGCTGTGGCTCCTGAGCGGCCCGCTGGCGCTGGTGTTCCCGCTGCTGCTCAATGCCTATCTCAACCAGCGCCTGTTTCGCTATGACGCGCTGGCCGAGCATGCGAGCCGCGAGGAATTCGCCGCCCTGATGGAGCGTTCAGGCGGGAAACTCTATCTGCTTGGCGGCGTGCTGGGGCTGCTCCAGTACGTGCCGCTGCTCAATTTTCTCTCCCCGATCTACATCGGGCTGGCCTTCACCCACTTCTGTCTC